The Mycolicibacterium boenickei genome has a segment encoding these proteins:
- a CDS encoding LOG family protein, with translation MTATPERAFAELLGHGGHTLVWGGSDKGLMKVVADGVQSSGGRLVGISVEFLRSHARDGADEMVITADLAQRKATLLARSDALVVMAGGLGTLDEATEILELRKHRHHDKPVVLLNTAGFYDGLVIQLRRMEQDGFLPVPLDDLVFVTEEPDAAIAYLQASVGGAA, from the coding sequence ATGACCGCTACACCGGAACGGGCCTTCGCCGAACTCCTCGGCCATGGCGGCCACACGCTGGTGTGGGGAGGTTCGGACAAGGGACTGATGAAGGTCGTGGCCGACGGGGTGCAGAGCAGCGGCGGCCGCCTGGTCGGGATCTCGGTTGAGTTTCTGCGGTCGCACGCCAGAGATGGGGCCGACGAGATGGTGATCACCGCGGACCTCGCCCAACGCAAGGCGACACTGCTGGCGCGTTCCGATGCGCTGGTGGTGATGGCCGGCGGCCTGGGCACCCTCGACGAAGCCACCGAGATATTGGAACTGCGCAAACACCGGCATCACGACAAGCCCGTGGTGCTGCTGAACACCGCAGGCTTCTACGACGGCCTGGTGATCCAGTTGCGGCGGATGGAGCAGGACGGCTTCCTGCCCGTACCGTTGGACGACCTGGTGTTCGTCACCGAGGAACCCGACGCGGCGATCGCATACCTACAGGCAAGTGTCGGAGGCGCTGCCTAG